A genome region from Hevea brasiliensis isolate MT/VB/25A 57/8 chromosome 9, ASM3005281v1, whole genome shotgun sequence includes the following:
- the LOC110633466 gene encoding AAA-ATPase At5g17760 isoform X1: MFSSKEMPSPSSLFSAYASIATSMMLFRSMVNEIIPYPIRSYLFSTFRFFFKPRSSLLTLVIDESTGIARNLVYDASETYLCTKVSPNTERLKISKTSREKNLTIKLEKGEQVVDFFDDIELKWRFVCTEPEKNDPNNHNPFLSRSEKRCFELSFHKKHKEKVLNYYVPYILEKSRKIKDEQRVLKMHTLNNSPSYGGIKWESINLDHPATFETLAMDPEAKKAVIEDLERFVSRKDFYKRVGRAWKRGYLLYGPPGTGKSSLVAAMANHLKFDVYDLQLANIMRDSDLRKLLLATGNKSILVIEDIDCSVDLPDRLLPDGRNNKQHDVQLQLTLSGLLNFIDGLWSSCGDERIIIFTTNHKERLDPALLRPGRMDMHIHMSYCTSHGFGKLASNYLGINSCHRLFAEIESLINNVEITPAQVAEELMKNEDADIALEGLVKLLKRKKFEGDEFKIQDSSKRQKIEKRRRKPVRTASRRITRRRYL; encoded by the exons ATGTTTTCTTCAAAAGAAATGCCTTCCCCGTCATCCTTGTTCTCTGCCTATGCCTCTATCGCCACTTCAATGATGCTATTTCGATCCATGGTTAATGAAATCATTCCTTATCCAATTAGAAGCTACCTTTTCTCCACTTTCCGCTTCTTCTTCAAGCCTCGATCTTCTCTTCTTACCTTAGTCATCGATGAGTCCACCGGAATTGCTCGAAACCTAGTCTATGATGCGTCTGAAACATACTTGTGCACTAAGGTTAGTCCAAACACTGAAAGGCTGAAAATAAGCAAAACCTCGAGAGAGAAAAATTTGACAATTAAGCTCGAGAAAGGAGAGCAAGTCGTTGATTTCTTTGACGATATTGAGCTTAAATGGAGATTTGTCTGTACAGAGCCTGAAAAGAACGATCCCAATAACCATAACCCTTTCCTGTCAAGATCCGAGAAGCGATGTTTCGAGCTTAGTTTCCACAAGAAACACAAGGAAAAAGTGTTGAACTATTACGTGCCTTATATtcttgaaaaatcaagaaaaatcaaagatgaACAAAGAGTCTTGAAGATGCATACACTGAATAATTCACCATCCTACGGCGGCATCAAGTGGGAGTCCATAAATCTTGATCACCCAGCAACATTTGAGACTCTGGCTATGGACCCAGAAGCGAAAAAAGCTGTTATAGAGGATCTGGAAAGATTTGTGAGTAGGAAGGACTTCTACAAGAGAGTAGGGAGGGCATGGAAACGTGGGTACTTGCTGTATGGGCCTCCAGGGACTGGAAAATCCAGCTTGGTTGCAGCCATGGCTAACCACTTAAAGTTTGATGTCTATGATTTGCAGCTTGCAAACATAATGCGGGATTCCGATCTGAGAAAATTATTGCTGGCAACTGGAAATAAATCAATTCTCGTGATTGAAGATATTGATTGTAGTGTGGATCTACCTGATCGGCTTCTTCCTGATGGACGTAATAACAAACAACATGATGTACAG ttgCAGTTGACATTGTCTGGGCTACTAAACTTCATAGATGGATTATGGTCGAGTTGTGGGGATGAAAGAATCATTATATTTACCACCAACCATAAGGAAAGGCTAGACCCTGCTTTGTTGCGTCCAGGACGCATGGACATGCACATTCACATGTCGTATTGCACATCTCATGGGTTTGGGAAGTTGGCATCCAATTACTTGGGCATCAATTCCTGCCATAGACTCTTTGCAGAAATTGAAAGCTTGATAAATAACGTAGAGATCACTCCAGCGCAGGTTGCCGAAGAGCTAATGAAGAATGAAGATGCTGATATTGCACTTGAAGGACTTGTGAAGCTCCTCAAGAGGAAGAAATTCGAAGGAGATGAGTTCAAGATTCAAGATTCTTCAAAGAGGCAAAAAATTGAGAAGAGGCGTAGAAAGCCTGTTAGGACTGCTTCAAGAAGAATCACTAGAAGAAGATATTTGTAA
- the LOC110633446 gene encoding AAA-ATPase At3g50940-like, protein MAISSSETNLATAKTFLSTAASVAATFMLARSIAQDFLPCEFHDYFLLNIRKFFNRFSSQLTMVIDEFDGFAHNQLYEAAEIYLGSKISPSTQRFKVSKPEKEKNFTVKMEGNEEIIDVFQGVKFKWVFVCTQVESRNHFHRFDHQYSTSEVRYFEVSFPKKQKEMALQSYLPYIVNESKSMEQVKKTLKIFTVDYQNMYGNLTDAWKPVNLDHPATFETLAMDPELKDTILKDLERFLKRKDYYRKVGKAWKRGYLLYGPPGTGKSSLIAAMANYLNFDIYDLELTDLRCNSELRRLLIATANRSILVVEDIDCTIELQDRLAEASAAQSHGYPPQNQMTLSGFLNFIDGLWSSCGDERIIIFTTNHKEKLDPALLRPGRMDVHVHMSYCTPSGFRLLADNYLGIKDHLLFGEIVDLISTAQVTPAEVAEQLMRSDELETVLNDLIQFLSVKRKEIEEEEKAKRIKGESEVNKEEDQAVERAKSVKDEETCNDDGERAIIV, encoded by the exons aTGGCCATCTCTTCCTCCGAAACCAATCTAGCCACCGCGAAGACATTCCTGTCAACCGCGGCCTCCGTCGCAGCCACGTTTATGCTAGCTCGATCAATTGCTCAAGATTTCTTACCCTGTGAATTCCATGATTACTTTCTCTTAAATATTCGCAAGTTCTTTAATCGTTTCTCGTCCCAACTCACCATGGTTATtgatgaatttgatggttttgctCACAACCAACTATACGAGGCAGCAGAGATTTACTTGGGCAGCAAAATATCTCCATCAACACAAAGATTCAAAGTAAGCAAACCCGAGAAAGAAAAAAATTTCACTGTGAAAATGGAAGGGAATGAAGAAATCATAGATGTCTTTCAAGGTGTGAAATTCAAGTGGGTTTTTGTTTGCACACAAGTCGAGTCAAGAAACCATTTCCACCGATTTGATCACCAGTACTCCACATCAGAAGTGAGATATTTTGAGGTAAGTTTTcccaaaaaacaaaaagaaatggCTCTCCAATCTTATTTGCCTTATATTGTCAACGAATCAAAATCCATGGAGCAAGTGAAGAAGACATTGAAGATTTTCACCGTTGACTATCAGAACATGTATGGAAATTTAACTGATGCATGGAAACCAGTGAATCTCGATCATCCTGCTACTTTCGAAACACTTGCCATGGACCCAGAACTCAAAGACACAATCTTGAAAGATCTTGAAAGGTTTTTGAAGAGGAAAGATTATTATAGGAAGGTAGGAAAGGCTTGGAAAAGAGGGTATTTGTTGTATGGGCCGCCAGGGactggaaaatcaagcttgatcgCTGCAATGGCTAATTATCTGAATTTTGATATATATGACTTGGAGTTGACTGACCTAAGGTGCAATTCGGAGCTTAGAAGGTTGCTTATTGCCACTGCTAATCGGTCAATATTGGTGGTGGAGGATATCGATTGCACAATTGAGCTGCAGGATCGATTGGCTGAAGCAAGTGCTGCACAATCTCACGGTTATCCACCGCAAAATCAG ATGACATTGTCAGGATTTCTTAATTTCATAGATGGATTATGGTCTAGTTGTGGTGACGAACGAATCATAATTTTCACAACAAATCACAAAGAAAAGCTAGACCCAGCATTGCTGCGACCTGGAAGAATGGATGTTCATGTTCATATGTCTTACTGCACCCCAAGTGGATTTAGACTTCTTGCTGATAATTACCTTGGGATCAAAGACCACTTATTGTTTGGAGAGATTGTGGACTTGATTAGCACAGCACAAGTGACACCAGCAGAAGTGGCAGAGCAACTGATGAGGAGTGATGAACTTGAGACTGTGCTTAatgatttgattcaatttctcAGTGTGAAAAGGAAAGAAATTGAGGAAGAAGAAAAGGCTAAACGAATCAAAGGAGAATCAGAGGTTAACAAAGAAGAAGATCAAGCTGTGGAACGAGCCAAGTCTGTCAAGGATGAGGAAACTTGTAATGATGATGGCGAAAGAGCAATTATTGTCTAG
- the LOC110633466 gene encoding AAA-ATPase At5g17760 isoform X2 produces MFSSKEMPSPSSLFSAYASIATSMMLFRSMVNEIIPYPIRSYLFSTFRFFFKPRSSLLTLVIDESTGIARNLVYDASETYLCTKVSPNTERLKISKTSREKNLTIKLEKGEQVVDFFDDIELKWRFVCTEPEKNDPNNHNPFLSRSEKRCFELSFHKKHKEKVLNYYVPYILEKSRKIKDEQRVLKMHTLNNSPSYGGIKWESINLDHPATFETLAMDPEAKKAVIEDLERFVSRKDFYKRVGRAWKRGYLLYGPPGTGKSSLVAAMANHLKFDVYDLQLANIMRDSDLRKLLLATGNKSILVIEDIDCSVDLPDRLLPDGRNNKQHDVQLTLSGLLNFIDGLWSSCGDERIIIFTTNHKERLDPALLRPGRMDMHIHMSYCTSHGFGKLASNYLGINSCHRLFAEIESLINNVEITPAQVAEELMKNEDADIALEGLVKLLKRKKFEGDEFKIQDSSKRQKIEKRRRKPVRTASRRITRRRYL; encoded by the exons ATGTTTTCTTCAAAAGAAATGCCTTCCCCGTCATCCTTGTTCTCTGCCTATGCCTCTATCGCCACTTCAATGATGCTATTTCGATCCATGGTTAATGAAATCATTCCTTATCCAATTAGAAGCTACCTTTTCTCCACTTTCCGCTTCTTCTTCAAGCCTCGATCTTCTCTTCTTACCTTAGTCATCGATGAGTCCACCGGAATTGCTCGAAACCTAGTCTATGATGCGTCTGAAACATACTTGTGCACTAAGGTTAGTCCAAACACTGAAAGGCTGAAAATAAGCAAAACCTCGAGAGAGAAAAATTTGACAATTAAGCTCGAGAAAGGAGAGCAAGTCGTTGATTTCTTTGACGATATTGAGCTTAAATGGAGATTTGTCTGTACAGAGCCTGAAAAGAACGATCCCAATAACCATAACCCTTTCCTGTCAAGATCCGAGAAGCGATGTTTCGAGCTTAGTTTCCACAAGAAACACAAGGAAAAAGTGTTGAACTATTACGTGCCTTATATtcttgaaaaatcaagaaaaatcaaagatgaACAAAGAGTCTTGAAGATGCATACACTGAATAATTCACCATCCTACGGCGGCATCAAGTGGGAGTCCATAAATCTTGATCACCCAGCAACATTTGAGACTCTGGCTATGGACCCAGAAGCGAAAAAAGCTGTTATAGAGGATCTGGAAAGATTTGTGAGTAGGAAGGACTTCTACAAGAGAGTAGGGAGGGCATGGAAACGTGGGTACTTGCTGTATGGGCCTCCAGGGACTGGAAAATCCAGCTTGGTTGCAGCCATGGCTAACCACTTAAAGTTTGATGTCTATGATTTGCAGCTTGCAAACATAATGCGGGATTCCGATCTGAGAAAATTATTGCTGGCAACTGGAAATAAATCAATTCTCGTGATTGAAGATATTGATTGTAGTGTGGATCTACCTGATCGGCTTCTTCCTGATGGACGTAATAACAAACAACATGATGTACAG TTGACATTGTCTGGGCTACTAAACTTCATAGATGGATTATGGTCGAGTTGTGGGGATGAAAGAATCATTATATTTACCACCAACCATAAGGAAAGGCTAGACCCTGCTTTGTTGCGTCCAGGACGCATGGACATGCACATTCACATGTCGTATTGCACATCTCATGGGTTTGGGAAGTTGGCATCCAATTACTTGGGCATCAATTCCTGCCATAGACTCTTTGCAGAAATTGAAAGCTTGATAAATAACGTAGAGATCACTCCAGCGCAGGTTGCCGAAGAGCTAATGAAGAATGAAGATGCTGATATTGCACTTGAAGGACTTGTGAAGCTCCTCAAGAGGAAGAAATTCGAAGGAGATGAGTTCAAGATTCAAGATTCTTCAAAGAGGCAAAAAATTGAGAAGAGGCGTAGAAAGCCTGTTAGGACTGCTTCAAGAAGAATCACTAGAAGAAGATATTTGTAA
- the LOC110633469 gene encoding abscisic acid 8'-hydroxylase 3-like, producing the protein MTLLNLSMEELLYLLRNNYDIMLLIIAVFSIAVTYVVSKPRRRVDLRDEANAAAAGRGGGGGNIPGHLGIPFIGETFSFLKATNSTKGCYDFIRLRRSWYGKCFKTRIFGKIHVFVPSPEGAKQIFTNDFVDFNKGYVKSMADAVGEKSLLCVPHESHKRIRRLLSDPFSMPSLSKFVQKFDHMLTQKLKKLEESGERFSILQFSMKMIFDAMCNMLVSITEDSLLRVIEKDCTAVSDAMLSFPLMIPGARYYNGIKARQRLMEAFRGMIADRRSGMKTHDDFLQSMLQRDSYPTIEKLDDSEIMDNLLTLIIAGQTTTAAAMMWSVKYLDENREAQHTLREEQLSIAKNKLDGASLTLEDLNKMSYGLKVVKETLRMSNVLLWFPRVALNDCIIDGFQIQKGWHVNIDATCMHFDPALYKDPMQFDPSRFDEMQKPYSFIPFGSGPRTCLGMNMAKLTLLAFLHRLTGSYKWTIHDHDPSLEKKAHIPRLRSGCPITLKALSDGK; encoded by the exons ATGACCCTATTGAACCTTTCCATGGAAGAGCTTCTCTACCTTTTACGAAACAACTACGACATTATGCTGCTTATTATTGCTGTCTTCTCAATAGCAGTAACATATGTTGTCTCTAAACCTCGGAGAAGAGTCGACCTAAGAGATGAAGCAAATGCTGCAGCAGCAGGACGAGGAGGAGGAGGCGGCAATATCCCAGGTCACCTTGGAATACCTTTCATAGGTGAAACCTTTTCGTTTCTTAAGGCAACAAACAGTACAAAAGGATGCTATGATTTCATAAGGCTCCGGCGATCATG gtatggaAAGTGCTTCAAGACAAGGATATTTGGCAAGATCCATGTGTTTGTTCCAAGTCCAGAGGGTGCAAAACAGATATTCACAAATGATTTTGTAGATTTCAACAAGGGTTACGTTAAATCAATGGCGGATGCCGTTGGAGAGAAGAGCTTGCTTTGTGTACCTCACGAAAGCCACAAAAGGATTAGGAGACTTCTTTCTGATCCATTCTCCATGCCTTCACTGTCTAAGTTTGTTCAGAAATTCGACCACATGCTTACACAGAAGCTGAAGAAATTAGAAGAAAGTGGTGAAAGATTTTCAATCCTTCAGTTCAGCATGAAG ATGATATTTGATGCAATGTGCAATATGTTAGTAAGTATCACAGAGGATTCCTTATTACGAGTGATAGAAAAAGACTGCACCGCTGTTTCAGACGCCATGTTATCCTTTCCTCTAATGATTCCTGGCGCCAGATACTATAATGGCATTAAG GCTCGTCAAAGGCTCATGGAAGCCTTCAGAGGGATGATTGCAGATAGAAGAAGTGGAATGAAGACTCATGATGACTTCCTGCAGTCCATGTTACAGAGAGATTCATATCCAACTATTGAAAAGCTTGACGACTCAGAGATCATGGATAACCTATTAACGTTGATAATTGCAGGGCAGACCACCACTGCAGCTGCTATGATGTGGAGTGTCAAGTACCTGGATGAGAATAGAGAAGCCCAGCACACGCTCAGG GAAGAGCAATTGTCCATAGCCAAAAATAAGCTAGATGGAGCCTCACTTACCCTTGAAGATCTTAACAAAATGTCCTATGGCTTAAAG GTTGTCAAAGAAACATTGAGAATGTCGAATGTCCTGTTATGGTTTCCTCGAGTTGCACTAAATGATTGCATAATTGATG GTTTTCAGATACAGAAAGGATGGCATGTAAACATCGATGCAACATGTATGCATTTCGACCCAGCATTGTACAAGGATCCTATGCAATTCGACCCTTCAAGATTTGAT GAAATGCAAAAACCATACAGTTTTATACCTTTTGGATCAGGACCTAGGACTTGCCTGGGAATGAACATGGCCAAACTGACATTGTTGGCGTTTCTTCATCGGCTAACTGGCAGCTACAA GTGGACAATTCATGATCATGATCCTAGCCTAGAAAAGAAGGCCCATATTCCTAGACTGAGGAGTGGCTGTCCCATAACTTTGAAGGCCTTAAGTGATGGAAAATGA